One Nicotiana tomentosiformis chromosome 4, ASM39032v3, whole genome shotgun sequence genomic window carries:
- the LOC104121448 gene encoding very-long-chain (3R)-3-hydroxyacyl-CoA dehydratase PASTICCINO 2A-like: protein MAGVLSALRRVYLTLYNWTVFFGWFQVFYLAVKTLKESGHEHVYEAVERPLLLAQTAAILEILHGLAGLVRSPVSATLPQISSRLYVTWGILWSFPELRSHILVSSLVISWSITEIIRYSFFGTKEAFGSAPSWLLWLRYSTFMLLYPTGITSEVGLIYSALPYIKGSEKYSLRMPNKWNFSFDYYYAGLVALGIYVPGNPHMYGYMLGQRKKALSKSKKE from the exons ATGGCTGGAGTTTTATCAGCTCTTAGACGTGTATACCTCACCCTTTACAATTGGACTGTCTTTTTTGGATG GTTTCAAGTTTTTTATCTTGCTGTGAAAACACTGAAAGAGTCAGGGCATGAACATGTCTATGAAGCTGTAGAGAGGCCTCTGCTCTTAGCTCAAACCGCTGCCATTTTAGAG ATTCTTCATGGTTTAGCGG GTCTGGTAAGATCTCCAGTATCAGCTACTCTTCCACAGATAAGTTCAAGATTATATGTAACCTGGGGTATTTTATGGAGTTTCCCTGAG CTCCGGTCTCATATACTTGTCAGTTCTCTAGTGATTAGCTGGTCTATAACAGAG ATCATCCGCTATTCATTTTTTGGGACAAAAGAAGCATTTGGTTCTGCACCTTCCTGGCTCTTGTGGCTAAG GTATAGTACCTTCATGTTGCTGTATCCTACTGGCATCACAAGTGAAGTTGGTTTAATATACAGCGCCCTGCCTTACATCAAG GGATCTGAGAAGTATTCTCTTAGGATGCCGAACAAATGGAACTTCTCTTTTGATTACTACTATGCAGGACTTGTTGCCCTCGGTATCTATGTCCCAGGCAA TCCTCACATGTATGGTTACATGCTCGGACAGAGAAAGAAAGCTCTCTCCAAATCGAAAAAGGAGTAG
- the LOC104121449 gene encoding MADS-box protein JOINTLESS-like isoform X2, translating to MVKDKIQIKKIDNATARQVTFSKRRRGLFKKAEELSVLCDADVALIIFSSTGKLFDYSSSSMKEILERHNLLSKNLQKLEQPSLELQLVENSDYARLTKEISQKSHQLRQMRGEELQGLSVEQLQQLERSLEAGLSRVIENKGMQLMEENERLKQQVMEISNNSSKHPAIVVAVGSENIYYEERQSSESVNNACNSTSPPPLEDHSSDTSLKLGLPYPG from the exons ATGGTAAAAGACAAAATTCAGATCAAGAAAATTGATAACGCAACAGCAAGGCAAGTCACTTTTTCAAAGAGAAGAAGAGGGCTTTTCAAGAAAGCTGAAGAACTTTCAGTTTTATGTGATGCTGATGTTGCTCTCATCATTTTCTCTTCTACTGGAAAACTCTTTGACTATTCTAGCTCCag CATGAAAGAAATTCTTGAAAGGCATAATTTGCTCTCGAAGAATCTGCAGAAATTGGAGCAGCCTTCTCTTGAGCTGCAG CTGGTAGAGAACAGCGATTACGCTAGATTAACCAAGGAAATTTCTCAGAAAAGCCATCAACTGAG GCAAATGAGGGGAGAAGAGCTTCAAGGATTAAGTGTTGAGCAGTTGCAACAATTGGAGAGGTCTCTTGAAGCTGGATTGAGCCGCGTCATTGAGAACAAG GGCATGCAACTAATGGAGGAGAATGAAAGATTGAAACAGCAG GTGATGGAAATATCGAACAACAGCAGCAAACATCCAGCAATTGTAGTAGCAGTTGGATCAGAAAACATATATTACGAGGAACGTCAATCCTCTGAGTCCGTCAATAATGCATGTAACTCTACTAGTCCCCCACCTCTAGAGGACCACAGCTCCGATACTTCTCTAAAGCTCGG GTTGCCTTACCCAGGTTGA
- the LOC104121449 gene encoding MADS-box protein JOINTLESS-like isoform X1, which yields MVKDKIQIKKIDNATARQVTFSKRRRGLFKKAEELSVLCDADVALIIFSSTGKLFDYSSSSMKEILERHNLLSKNLQKLEQPSLELQLVENSDYARLTKEISQKSHQLRQMRGEELQGLSVEQLQQLERSLEAGLSRVIENKGDKIMKEINQLQVKGMQLMEENERLKQQVMEISNNSSKHPAIVVAVGSENIYYEERQSSESVNNACNSTSPPPLEDHSSDTSLKLGLPYPG from the exons ATGGTAAAAGACAAAATTCAGATCAAGAAAATTGATAACGCAACAGCAAGGCAAGTCACTTTTTCAAAGAGAAGAAGAGGGCTTTTCAAGAAAGCTGAAGAACTTTCAGTTTTATGTGATGCTGATGTTGCTCTCATCATTTTCTCTTCTACTGGAAAACTCTTTGACTATTCTAGCTCCag CATGAAAGAAATTCTTGAAAGGCATAATTTGCTCTCGAAGAATCTGCAGAAATTGGAGCAGCCTTCTCTTGAGCTGCAG CTGGTAGAGAACAGCGATTACGCTAGATTAACCAAGGAAATTTCTCAGAAAAGCCATCAACTGAG GCAAATGAGGGGAGAAGAGCTTCAAGGATTAAGTGTTGAGCAGTTGCAACAATTGGAGAGGTCTCTTGAAGCTGGATTGAGCCGCGTCATTGAGAACAAG GGTGACAAAATAATGAAAGAGATCAACCAGCTTCAAGTAAAG GGCATGCAACTAATGGAGGAGAATGAAAGATTGAAACAGCAG GTGATGGAAATATCGAACAACAGCAGCAAACATCCAGCAATTGTAGTAGCAGTTGGATCAGAAAACATATATTACGAGGAACGTCAATCCTCTGAGTCCGTCAATAATGCATGTAACTCTACTAGTCCCCCACCTCTAGAGGACCACAGCTCCGATACTTCTCTAAAGCTCGG GTTGCCTTACCCAGGTTGA